In one window of Microbacterium dextranolyticum DNA:
- a CDS encoding shikimate dehydrogenase — MGAGEAVATPSAAARFEVWGDPIDHSLSPRLHSAAYAELGLPWEYGRRQVDEASFARALRTNGAEARGLSLTFPLKTEAHRAAESLDRSATLTGAVNTLVPGSVLRGFNTDVDGLAADLRQHGVRDISAARIVGAGATGTSALLALAACGATDVEVRARRLAAASPLVELGDRIGVAVRTAPLDAPPGQAVAAVPVTVSTLPGGAELTDGVARVLAESGGLLYDVVYGHWPTELAAAWLETERPAVNGLGMLLQQALRQIRIFSTGDPDAPLPREDAVVDVMRLALVGD; from the coding sequence GTGGGCGCGGGTGAGGCCGTCGCCACCCCGTCGGCGGCGGCGCGGTTCGAGGTGTGGGGAGACCCCATCGACCACAGCCTGTCGCCGCGTCTGCACTCTGCCGCATACGCCGAGCTGGGGCTGCCGTGGGAGTACGGACGGCGTCAGGTCGACGAGGCATCGTTCGCCCGCGCGCTGCGAACGAACGGCGCAGAGGCCCGCGGCCTGTCGCTCACCTTTCCGCTCAAAACCGAGGCGCACCGCGCCGCAGAGAGCCTCGATCGGTCGGCCACGCTGACGGGAGCGGTGAACACCCTGGTGCCGGGGAGCGTGCTGAGGGGATTCAACACCGATGTCGACGGGCTCGCCGCCGACCTGCGACAGCACGGTGTCCGTGACATCTCCGCGGCGCGGATCGTGGGCGCGGGGGCGACCGGCACGTCGGCGCTCCTCGCGCTGGCCGCCTGCGGCGCCACCGACGTCGAGGTGCGTGCACGCCGCCTCGCGGCCGCGTCGCCGCTCGTCGAACTCGGCGATCGCATCGGTGTGGCCGTCCGTACCGCCCCGCTGGACGCACCACCCGGGCAGGCGGTGGCCGCCGTGCCGGTCACCGTGTCGACCCTTCCCGGGGGAGCAGAGCTGACCGACGGTGTCGCCCGGGTACTCGCCGAGAGCGGCGGACTGCTCTACGACGTCGTCTACGGTCACTGGCCGACCGAACTGGCCGCGGCATGGCTCGAGACGGAGAGGCCCGCCGTCAACGGCCTCGGCATGCTGCTGCAGCAGGCGCTCCGCCAGATCCGGATCTTCTCGACCGGCGATCCGGATGCGCCGCTGCCGCGCGAGGACGCCGTCGTGGACGTCATGCGCCTGGCGCTCGTGGGAGACTAG
- the aroC gene encoding chorismate synthase produces MLRVLTAGESHGPELVAFMEGLPAGVPVSRAAIQADLARRKLGYGRGSRMKFEEDELTISAGVRHGLSMGSPIAVRIGNTEWPKWTEVMSAEPVELTEMSRGRGAALTRPRPGHADLVGMQKYGFDEARPILERASARETAARVALGAVARSFLSELGIRLVSHTLSIGPVQSPADAPLPTPDDVEALDADPLRCFDAATSAAMVAEVDAAKKDGDTLGGIVEVLAYGVPPGLGSHVQWDRRLDGRLAQALMSIQAIKGVEVGDGFETTRRRGSAAHDELFAAAEGITRSSDKAGGTEGGMSTGTVLRVRAGMKPIATVPHALRTVDVTTGEAATAHHQRSDVCAVPAAGVVAEAMVALVLAEAVLEKFGGDSVVETRRNLDGYLAAIPGALQTAADSDDALG; encoded by the coding sequence ATGCTCCGCGTGCTCACGGCCGGCGAATCCCACGGCCCCGAACTCGTCGCCTTCATGGAGGGACTGCCCGCCGGCGTTCCCGTCTCCCGCGCCGCGATCCAGGCGGATCTCGCGCGCCGCAAGCTCGGCTATGGCCGAGGCTCGCGGATGAAGTTCGAAGAGGACGAACTCACCATCTCCGCCGGCGTCCGTCACGGCCTCTCCATGGGCAGTCCCATCGCCGTGCGCATCGGGAACACCGAATGGCCGAAGTGGACGGAGGTCATGAGTGCCGAGCCGGTGGAACTGACCGAGATGTCCCGTGGCCGCGGCGCCGCGCTGACCCGGCCCCGCCCCGGCCATGCCGACCTGGTCGGCATGCAGAAGTACGGTTTCGACGAGGCGCGCCCGATCCTGGAGCGCGCGAGTGCCCGCGAGACCGCGGCACGCGTCGCTCTCGGGGCCGTCGCCCGTTCGTTCCTGAGCGAGCTCGGCATCCGGCTCGTGAGCCACACGCTGTCGATCGGTCCCGTCCAGTCGCCCGCGGATGCCCCGCTGCCGACCCCCGACGACGTCGAGGCGCTCGACGCCGATCCGCTGCGCTGCTTCGACGCGGCGACCTCGGCGGCCATGGTGGCCGAAGTGGATGCCGCCAAGAAAGACGGCGACACGCTCGGCGGCATCGTCGAGGTGCTCGCGTACGGCGTTCCGCCGGGGCTCGGCTCGCACGTGCAGTGGGACCGGCGCCTGGACGGACGTCTCGCGCAGGCGCTCATGTCGATCCAGGCGATCAAGGGCGTCGAGGTCGGCGACGGCTTCGAGACCACCCGCCGCCGGGGCTCGGCTGCCCACGACGAGCTCTTCGCCGCCGCCGAGGGCATCACCCGGTCCTCGGACAAGGCGGGCGGCACCGAGGGCGGGATGTCCACCGGAACGGTGCTGCGCGTGCGCGCGGGCATGAAGCCGATCGCCACGGTTCCGCACGCGCTGCGGACCGTCGACGTCACGACCGGCGAGGCGGCGACGGCGCATCATCAGCGCTCCGACGTGTGTGCCGTGCCGGCCGCCGGCGTCGTGGCCGAGGCCATGGTCGCTCTCGTCCTCGCTGAGGCCGTGCTGGAGAAGTTCGGCGGCGACAGCGTCGTCGAGACGCGTCGCAACCTCGACGGCTACCTCGCCGCGATCCCCGGCGCCCTGCAGACGGCGGCGGACAGCGACGACGCGCTCGGATGA
- a CDS encoding shikimate kinase: MTGPAIVLVGPMGAGKTSVGRRVARALERGFVDTDKLVVRDHGPIPELFVTHGEARFRAIERDAVREALAGGGVVALGGGAVLDDATRDDLRAHRVVLLTVSPHVIASRIGGDDRPLLAGEDPVERWTRIYAARRPVYEEVADVTFDTSSGPLSAVVTKIVDWVQAETTPTERTLS, encoded by the coding sequence ATGACCGGCCCCGCGATCGTTCTCGTCGGGCCGATGGGCGCCGGCAAGACGAGCGTCGGGCGGCGGGTGGCCCGTGCCCTGGAGCGGGGCTTCGTCGACACCGACAAGCTCGTCGTTCGCGACCACGGGCCGATCCCCGAGCTGTTCGTGACGCACGGAGAGGCGCGCTTCCGCGCGATCGAGCGTGACGCGGTGCGCGAAGCGCTGGCCGGGGGCGGCGTGGTCGCGCTCGGCGGCGGCGCCGTGCTCGACGACGCGACGCGTGACGACCTGCGCGCGCACCGGGTCGTGCTGCTCACTGTCTCACCGCACGTGATCGCGTCGCGGATCGGCGGGGATGACCGCCCGCTGCTGGCCGGCGAGGATCCCGTCGAACGGTGGACGCGGATCTACGCCGCGCGGCGCCCCGTCTACGAGGAGGTCGCGGACGTGACGTTCGACACCTCGTCCGGGCCGCTGTCGGCGGTCGTGACGAAGATCGTCGACTGGGTGCAGGCGGAGACGACCCCGACCGAAAGGACCCTGTCATGA
- the aroB gene encoding 3-dehydroquinate synthase, giving the protein MTEPTIITVPGENGYDIVIGRGILERVGASLAPTVRKVLVIHPPTLAARAGELREILQDGGAREVLLAEIPDAESGKRVEVAAFCWQVLGQADFTRTDAVVGFGGGAVTDLAGFVAATWLRGVDLVQVPTTVLGMVDAAVGGKTGINTAEGKNLVGAFWPPRAVVCDLDLLDSLSRNERVAGFAEVVKAGFIWYPEILDLIEADPEAAVDPRSDAFRRCIELAIEMKARVVGEDLREAGLREVLNYGHTLGHAIEHAERYQWRHGAAISVGMLFAAELSRLAGRLSDDVAGRHRRILELLGLPTSYRGGAWSQLLATMQRDKKTRGAMLRFIVLDDLARPTVLQAPDESLLFAAYQEVAG; this is encoded by the coding sequence ATGACCGAACCCACCATCATCACCGTGCCGGGGGAGAACGGTTACGACATCGTCATCGGCCGCGGCATCCTCGAGCGCGTCGGGGCGTCCCTCGCGCCGACCGTGCGCAAAGTGCTGGTCATCCACCCACCGACGCTCGCGGCACGAGCCGGCGAGCTGCGCGAGATCCTGCAGGACGGCGGTGCCCGCGAGGTGCTGCTCGCGGAGATCCCCGACGCGGAGAGCGGCAAGCGCGTCGAGGTCGCCGCGTTCTGCTGGCAGGTGCTCGGGCAGGCCGACTTCACCCGCACTGACGCCGTCGTCGGCTTCGGCGGGGGAGCGGTCACCGATCTCGCGGGCTTCGTCGCCGCGACCTGGCTGCGGGGGGTCGACCTGGTCCAGGTGCCCACGACGGTGCTCGGCATGGTGGACGCCGCCGTCGGCGGCAAGACCGGCATCAACACGGCCGAAGGCAAGAACCTCGTCGGCGCGTTCTGGCCCCCTCGGGCGGTCGTCTGCGATCTCGATCTGCTCGACTCGCTGAGCCGCAACGAGCGCGTCGCCGGCTTCGCGGAGGTCGTCAAGGCCGGGTTCATCTGGTACCCCGAGATCCTGGACCTCATCGAAGCCGACCCCGAGGCCGCCGTCGATCCGCGCAGCGACGCGTTCCGCCGCTGCATCGAGCTCGCGATCGAGATGAAGGCGCGCGTCGTGGGGGAGGACCTGCGGGAAGCAGGCCTGCGCGAGGTGCTCAACTACGGACACACCCTCGGCCACGCGATCGAGCACGCCGAGCGGTATCAATGGCGGCACGGTGCGGCGATCTCGGTGGGAATGCTGTTCGCCGCCGAGCTCTCTCGCCTCGCGGGACGCCTCTCCGACGACGTCGCCGGCCGTCATCGGCGCATTCTGGAGCTGCTGGGGCTGCCGACGTCGTATCGCGGCGGGGCCTGGAGTCAACTGCTCGCGACGATGCAGCGCGACAAGAAGACCCGTGGCGCCATGCTGCGCTTCATCGTGCTCGACGACCTGGCTCGGCCGACCGTGCTGCAGGCGCCGGATGAATCCCTTCTGTTCGCCGCGTATCAAGAGGTCGCAGGCTGA